In the genome of Flaviflexus ciconiae, one region contains:
- a CDS encoding DUF4956 domain-containing protein, whose translation MNEYLPIAVDIVAITILVFGIYFPRHRRTDMALAYMTVNIGVLAVADTLAASAVAARVSG comes from the coding sequence GTGAACGAATACTTGCCCATTGCCGTTGACATTGTCGCCATCACCATCCTGGTGTTCGGGATTTACTTCCCGAGGCACCGACGCACGGATATGGCACTGGCGTACATGACGGTGAACATTGGCGTCCTTGCGGTGGCCGATACTCTCGCAGCATCCGCTGTGGCTGCGAGAGTATCGGGCTAG